The Rhipicephalus sanguineus isolate Rsan-2018 chromosome 7, BIME_Rsan_1.4, whole genome shotgun sequence genome includes a window with the following:
- the LOC125759106 gene encoding uncharacterized protein LOC125759106: MLSHQVCKLMQPPQQIENRVENLNRGKRPAPDDPDVQQTVKSSRTNSYGCVNWQPSPSAKITEDIRQKLEFLKQEGKKTTRDINFPVATRFMSDTYCQQREFLNSVPPKHTAVAKEEWPMLFKRPFFYAHANRLLGKNVKDTFEENVRIIGPSLVRHLETVNKRDVIHILLGVEKQEKKGNNKASEAALLPLLAAFFKEDAGLLYRVIPEGTTLSDVLLELPSTPVIVAIGSLHDKCHVICEQEQMFSEAIGFSEAACLCFLSYYVFNMAYPDAAATSLEFLQM, translated from the exons ATGCTATCCCATCAGGTCTGCAAGCTGATGCAACCCCCTCAG CAAATTGAAAATAGGGTTGAGAACCTGAATCGGGGAAAGCGGCCAGCCCCAGATGACCCGGATGTGCAGCAGACTGTTAAGTCATCAAGGACCAACTCGTACGGCTGTGTGAACTGGCAGCCCAGTCCGAGTGCCAAGATCACGGAGGATATACGCCAGAAGTTGGAGTTCCTAAAGCAAGAGGGCAAAAAAACAACCAGAGATATCAACTTCCCTGTGGCTACACGATTTATGAGCGACACGTACTGCCAACAACGGGAGTTCCTTAACTCTGTGCCTCCCAAGCACACTGCAGTTGCCAAGGAGGAGTGGCCAATGCTCTTCAAGAGGCCCTTTTTTTATGCTCATGCCAACCGGCTTCTTGGAAAAAATGTCAAA GACACATTTGAAGAGAATGTCAGGATTATTGGGCCTTCCCTTGTTCGCCATCTTGAAACTGTCAACAAAAGAGATGTGATACATATCCTTTTGGGTGTTGAGAAGCAGGAGAAAAAGGGCAACAATAAAGCCAGTGAAGCTGCCCTCCTTCCCCTTTTGGCAGCTTTCTTCAAGGAAGATGCAGGGCTGCTTTACAGGGTTATCCCG GAAGGTACAACTTTATCTGATGTGCTTCTGGAGCTGCCTTCCACCCCCGTTATCGTTGCTATCG GAAGCTTACACGATAAGTGCCATGTTATATGCGAACAAGAGCAAATGTTCTCTGAGGCCATAGGCTTTTCTGAAGCTGCCTGCCTGTGCTTCCTGTCATACTACGTCTTCAACATGGCCTACCCTGATGCAGCTGCCACATCTCTTGAATTCTTGCAAATGTAA